The Eurosta solidaginis isolate ZX-2024a chromosome 4, ASM4086904v1, whole genome shotgun sequence genome includes a window with the following:
- the LOC137248189 gene encoding NFU1 iron-sulfur cluster scaffold homolog, mitochondrial-like isoform X1 yields MSRLIMRSLRWSRRILQNNSNFFCRPASQTIFTLNRYEASSGKKRLMDSKPSCPLYQCQNRRTMFIQTQDTPNPDSVKFLPGLDVLGKGNTYDFPSVSAASCSPLAKLLFRIDGVRSVFFGGDFITISKEEDADWAVIKPEVFAVIMDFFASGLPILNETKPNADTQIEDDDDDVVMMIKELLDSRIRPTVQEDGGDIIYMGYEDGVVKLKMQGSCSSCPSSIVTLKNGVQNMLQFYIPEVVSVEQVSDEVDKLAEKEFQKFEQNIKLKDTTPIDEAKS; encoded by the exons ATGTCTCGTTTAATTATGCGTTCTTTACGCTGGTCCAGAAGGATTTTACAAAATAATAGtaatttttt TTGCAGGCCAGCATCCCAAACTATATTTACACTCAATCGGTATGAAGCATCATCTGGTAAAAAACGCCTCATGGATAGCAAACCCTCATGCCCGCTTTATCAATGTCAAAATCGCCGCACCATGTTTATACAAACACAGGACACACCTAATCCGGACAGTGTTAAATTTCTACCCGGTTTAGATGTACTTGGCAAGGGCAATACCTATGATTTTCCTAGCGTTTCCGCTGCATCCTGTAGTCCGTTGG CAAAGTTACTTTTTCGAATAGATGGTGTTCGTTCCGTGTTTTTCGGCGGGGATTTTATAACAATATCCAAAGAAGAAGATGCCGATTGGGCTGTTATTAAACCAGAAGTTTTTGCTGTAATAATGGATTTTTTTGCGAGTGGATTGCCTATTCTAAACGAAACGAAACCAAATGCAGATACACAAAtcgaagatgatgatgatgatgtagtCATGATGATTAAAGAGCTACTTGACAGTCGCATACGGCCAACGGTACAGGAAGATGGTGGCGATATTATATACATGGGCTATGAAGATGGTGTAGTTAAGCTAAAAATGCAAGGATCATGCTCTTCCTGCCCTAGCTCAATTGTTACGCTTAAAAACGGAGTACAAAACATGTTGCAGTTTTATATACCTGAGGTTGTTTCCGTGGAGCAAGTTTCAGATGAAGTGGATAAACTTGCAGAGAAGGAATTTCAGAAATTcgaacaaaatataaaattaaaagacaCCACACCAATAGATGAAGCAAAATCTTAG
- the LOC137248189 gene encoding NFU1 iron-sulfur cluster scaffold homolog, mitochondrial-like isoform X2: MSRLIMRSLRWSRRILQNNSNFLPASQTIFTLNRYEASSGKKRLMDSKPSCPLYQCQNRRTMFIQTQDTPNPDSVKFLPGLDVLGKGNTYDFPSVSAASCSPLAKLLFRIDGVRSVFFGGDFITISKEEDADWAVIKPEVFAVIMDFFASGLPILNETKPNADTQIEDDDDDVVMMIKELLDSRIRPTVQEDGGDIIYMGYEDGVVKLKMQGSCSSCPSSIVTLKNGVQNMLQFYIPEVVSVEQVSDEVDKLAEKEFQKFEQNIKLKDTTPIDEAKS, encoded by the exons ATGTCTCGTTTAATTATGCGTTCTTTACGCTGGTCCAGAAGGATTTTACAAAATAATAGtaatttttt GCCAGCATCCCAAACTATATTTACACTCAATCGGTATGAAGCATCATCTGGTAAAAAACGCCTCATGGATAGCAAACCCTCATGCCCGCTTTATCAATGTCAAAATCGCCGCACCATGTTTATACAAACACAGGACACACCTAATCCGGACAGTGTTAAATTTCTACCCGGTTTAGATGTACTTGGCAAGGGCAATACCTATGATTTTCCTAGCGTTTCCGCTGCATCCTGTAGTCCGTTGG CAAAGTTACTTTTTCGAATAGATGGTGTTCGTTCCGTGTTTTTCGGCGGGGATTTTATAACAATATCCAAAGAAGAAGATGCCGATTGGGCTGTTATTAAACCAGAAGTTTTTGCTGTAATAATGGATTTTTTTGCGAGTGGATTGCCTATTCTAAACGAAACGAAACCAAATGCAGATACACAAAtcgaagatgatgatgatgatgtagtCATGATGATTAAAGAGCTACTTGACAGTCGCATACGGCCAACGGTACAGGAAGATGGTGGCGATATTATATACATGGGCTATGAAGATGGTGTAGTTAAGCTAAAAATGCAAGGATCATGCTCTTCCTGCCCTAGCTCAATTGTTACGCTTAAAAACGGAGTACAAAACATGTTGCAGTTTTATATACCTGAGGTTGTTTCCGTGGAGCAAGTTTCAGATGAAGTGGATAAACTTGCAGAGAAGGAATTTCAGAAATTcgaacaaaatataaaattaaaagacaCCACACCAATAGATGAAGCAAAATCTTAG